The following are encoded in a window of Corythoichthys intestinalis isolate RoL2023-P3 chromosome 8, ASM3026506v1, whole genome shotgun sequence genomic DNA:
- the LOC130920677 gene encoding type-2 ice-structuring protein-like isoform X1, whose protein sequence is MLSLSLVFCAIVALVTAQGEYRRKCGHQLIYSSIALTHSFLMAAATQAPTACPAGWNKYKDRCYFFDNNAKIWVDAEAACQGMGGNLASVRSDDENTFLRTLTNNATTWLGGTDCQTAGAWFWMDGTQMLARFWCPLKPDNQLSQCCLQMNTGENKCWDDVPCNSTLPFVCARHI, encoded by the exons ATGCTGTCTTTATCTTTAGTCTTTTGTGCCATTGTGGCACTGGTTACAGCTCAGGGTGAGTATCGGCGTAAGTGTGGTCATCAATTAATCTACAGTAGTATTGCGCTAACCCACTCTTTTTTAATGGCAGCAGCAACACAAGCCCCAACAGCTTGTCCAGCCGGCTGGAACAAATACAAagaccgttgttacttctttgaTAATAACGCCAAGATCTGGGTTGATGCTGAG GCGGCTTGCCAGGGGATGGGAGGGAATCTTGCATCTGTACGCAGTGATGATGAAAACACCTTCCTTCGAACGCTGACTAATAATGCAACTACGTGGTTGGGAGGCACAGATTGCCAAACT GCTGGAGCCTGGTTCTGGATGGACGGTACACAAATGCTGGCGAGATTCTGGTGTCCACTCAAACCAGACAACCAACTCTCACAGTGTTGTCTACAGATGAATACTGGTG AGAACAAATGCTGGGACGATGTACCCTGCAACTCTACGCTTCCTTTTGTGTGTGCAAGGCATATTTAG
- the LOC130920677 gene encoding type-2 ice-structuring protein-like isoform X2, with the protein MLSLSLVFCAIVALVTAQAATQAPTACPAGWNKYKDRCYFFDNNAKIWVDAEAACQGMGGNLASVRSDDENTFLRTLTNNATTWLGGTDCQTAGAWFWMDGTQMLARFWCPLKPDNQLSQCCLQMNTGENKCWDDVPCNSTLPFVCARHI; encoded by the exons ATGCTGTCTTTATCTTTAGTCTTTTGTGCCATTGTGGCACTGGTTACAGCTCAGG CAGCAACACAAGCCCCAACAGCTTGTCCAGCCGGCTGGAACAAATACAAagaccgttgttacttctttgaTAATAACGCCAAGATCTGGGTTGATGCTGAG GCGGCTTGCCAGGGGATGGGAGGGAATCTTGCATCTGTACGCAGTGATGATGAAAACACCTTCCTTCGAACGCTGACTAATAATGCAACTACGTGGTTGGGAGGCACAGATTGCCAAACT GCTGGAGCCTGGTTCTGGATGGACGGTACACAAATGCTGGCGAGATTCTGGTGTCCACTCAAACCAGACAACCAACTCTCACAGTGTTGTCTACAGATGAATACTGGTG AGAACAAATGCTGGGACGATGTACCCTGCAACTCTACGCTTCCTTTTGTGTGTGCAAGGCATATTTAG